A single genomic interval of uncultured Desulfobacter sp. harbors:
- a CDS encoding type II toxin-antitoxin system RelE/ParE family toxin, protein MIKTFSHKGLERFFYTGSKSGIIPEHSNKLERILDRLNAATDIKDMNYPGSFLHQLKRDKAGQFSVRVSGNWRVFFKFKNGDAYIVNYGDYH, encoded by the coding sequence ATGATTAAGACATTCAGCCACAAGGGATTAGAACGTTTTTTTTATACTGGCAGCAAAAGTGGAATAATACCTGAACATTCAAACAAACTGGAAAGAATCTTGGATCGCTTAAATGCCGCTACCGATATAAAAGATATGAATTATCCCGGTTCATTTTTGCATCAACTGAAAAGGGATAAAGCTGGACAATTTTCAGTGAGAGTTTCCGGCAACTGGCGAGTATTTTTCAAATTTAAAAACGGTGATGCATATATTGTTAATTATGGGGATTATCATTAG
- a CDS encoding HigA family addiction module antitoxin, protein MTRKPTHPGTIIKEDYLLPLSISIKDMAENLGVSRKTLSKIVNEKGSITPDMALRLSRAFDTTPDLWMNLQKNYDLWCAKNSSTTWQLVKPIPANLLHSM, encoded by the coding sequence ATGACAAGAAAACCAACGCATCCAGGCACAATAATTAAAGAAGACTATCTCTTGCCATTGTCGATCAGTATTAAAGATATGGCAGAGAATTTAGGTGTATCCCGAAAAACGCTGTCAAAAATTGTTAACGAGAAAGGTTCAATCACACCTGACATGGCGTTGAGATTATCCAGGGCTTTTGACACAACTCCTGATCTATGGATGAACCTTCAGAAAAATTATGATTTATGGTGCGCAAAAAATTCATCAACAACTTGGCAGCTTGTTAAGCCAATACCTGCGAACTTGCTTCATTCAATGTAA
- a CDS encoding FAD/NAD(P)-binding protein: MQNPYLPYPVRIDEIITETEDRNLKTFKFVFLNPEDEKKFSYQAGQFAELSITGKGEIPIGIASSPTEKGFVKFTVNKTGMVTDYLHKMKVGDIMGIRGPLGNSYPWEILEGKNVVIIGGGFAFTTLRSSIVYMLENREKFGEINVIYGARSPGLLLYQDELKAWEAAGDIKMHITVDATDDPDWKYNVGFVPNIAKEKAPPADENTYAIVCGPPIMIKFTQPVLDELGYAHDHIINSLEKRMKCGIGICGRCNIGEKFICKDGPVFTLEELNALPNE; the protein is encoded by the coding sequence GTGCAAAATCCATATTTGCCATATCCTGTCCGGATTGATGAGATCATTACGGAAACAGAAGATAGGAATCTAAAGACATTCAAATTTGTCTTTTTGAATCCTGAGGATGAAAAGAAGTTTTCTTACCAAGCCGGTCAATTTGCAGAACTCTCAATCACCGGTAAAGGGGAGATCCCCATTGGCATCGCTTCTTCTCCCACGGAAAAAGGGTTTGTAAAGTTCACGGTCAACAAAACCGGAATGGTGACGGATTATTTACATAAAATGAAGGTTGGGGACATCATGGGTATCCGCGGCCCCCTCGGAAACAGCTACCCATGGGAGATCTTGGAAGGAAAAAACGTGGTGATCATCGGTGGGGGATTTGCATTCACCACCCTGCGATCCTCCATCGTATACATGTTGGAAAATCGGGAAAAATTCGGTGAAATCAATGTCATTTACGGGGCAAGATCTCCCGGGCTATTATTATACCAAGACGAGCTGAAAGCGTGGGAAGCCGCCGGCGATATTAAAATGCACATCACGGTAGATGCCACGGATGATCCGGACTGGAAGTATAATGTCGGATTTGTGCCCAATATTGCTAAAGAGAAGGCACCACCGGCGGATGAAAACACATATGCCATTGTTTGCGGGCCTCCCATCATGATTAAGTTCACCCAACCGGTTCTTGATGAACTTGGTTATGCCCACGATCACATTATCAACTCCCTGGAAAAGAGAATGAAGTGCGGTATCGGTATTTGCGGCCGCTGCAATATCGGTGAAAAATTTATTTGTAAAGACGGGCCGGTGTTTACCCTGGAAGAGTTGAACGCCCTCCCCAATGAGTAA
- a CDS encoding 4Fe-4S dicluster domain-containing protein — protein MKTIKIEKESWAQGLEKLQNKYRLFGPMADKDSYEFKELNPGDTPVLEHGTQGNTRLSVKSVIYPQSQTMFTYTLDESKDDHHIMKEVALNGKPRAVFGVRPCDAASFKLVQRNFDTPEYKDPFWIHPYEETTFVGIACDEPSKTCFCTSVGCGPYNEEGLDLLLVKESKDGNDFFARILTKKGDDLARAAGWLTDATADVDAAADVDFESRKTDAEKKITANVSIDQLKEKKTTDLFSADFWDQVGFSCLNCGTCTYSCPTCWCFDIQDEVKGCQGKRIRNWDSCMYTLFTLEGSGHNPRSNKVQRVRQRFMHKLKYYVDKYDAGVQCVGCGRCIQLCPVNIDIREVCEIMNTYTPAEEEV, from the coding sequence ATGAAGACAATTAAAATCGAGAAAGAAAGTTGGGCACAGGGGCTGGAAAAACTGCAAAATAAGTATCGCTTGTTTGGACCGATGGCGGATAAGGATTCTTATGAATTCAAGGAATTGAATCCAGGTGATACCCCGGTCCTTGAGCATGGGACGCAGGGCAATACCAGACTTTCTGTGAAGTCCGTCATTTATCCTCAAAGCCAAACCATGTTTACCTATACTTTGGATGAGTCTAAGGACGATCATCATATCATGAAAGAGGTGGCGCTGAACGGCAAGCCGCGAGCTGTTTTCGGGGTTCGCCCCTGTGATGCCGCTTCGTTCAAGCTGGTACAGCGTAATTTTGACACGCCTGAATATAAGGATCCGTTCTGGATACACCCTTATGAAGAGACGACGTTTGTAGGGATCGCGTGTGATGAGCCATCAAAAACATGCTTTTGCACGTCCGTTGGATGCGGACCGTACAATGAGGAAGGACTGGATCTGCTGCTGGTCAAAGAAAGTAAAGACGGAAATGATTTTTTTGCCAGGATTCTAACAAAAAAAGGGGATGATCTGGCGAGGGCAGCAGGTTGGTTAACAGATGCAACTGCTGATGTTGATGCGGCAGCGGATGTTGATTTTGAATCACGCAAGACAGATGCCGAAAAGAAAATCACGGCCAACGTCTCAATAGATCAGTTGAAAGAGAAGAAAACAACAGATCTGTTCAGTGCGGATTTCTGGGATCAAGTCGGGTTTTCCTGTTTAAACTGCGGAACCTGTACTTACAGTTGTCCGACATGCTGGTGCTTTGACATTCAGGATGAAGTCAAGGGATGCCAGGGAAAGCGAATACGAAACTGGGACAGCTGCATGTACACGCTCTTTACACTTGAGGGTTCCGGTCATAATCCCAGATCCAATAAAGTTCAACGTGTCAGGCAGCGATTCATGCACAAGCTCAAGTATTACGTTGATAAGTATGACGCCGGTGTGCAGTGTGTCGGTTGCGGAAGATGTATTCAACTTTGCCCGGTCAACATTGATATCAGGGAGGTCTGTGAAATCATGAACACGTATACGCCTGCCGAAGAGGAAGTATAA